The Vibrio metoecus sequence ACGCATGCATCATTTATCTATACCACCACACCGCTACACTCCAAACAACATCGTACCCGCGCGTTAACCCCCGCCAGTGATCTGCATTTTGGGGATGCGGAGGTGGAGCGCTGCTGGCAACAGGCTAATCGGGTAATTGATAAAGATATCCGCTTGCTGATCCTTGGCCAAACTGGGGTGGGTAAAAATGAATTTGTTAAAGCGCTGCACAAAAATAGCCAGCGTAAAAACGGCCCTTTAGTCGCGGTAAATTGTGGTGCACTGGCAAAAGAGTTGGTGGAGGCCGAGCTGTTTGGTTATGTCGCTGGCGCCTTTACCGGAGCCAGTCATAAAGGATACCAAGGGAAAGTGCGTTTAGCCGACAAAGGCATTCTATTTCTAGATGAAATCGCCGATTTACCCTTAGATGCGCAAAGTCGCTTACTGCATGTGTTGCAAGACAAAACCGTGCTGCCAGTGGGTTCTAATCACGCCAGCAAAGTCGATATTCAGATTATCGCTGCAACTCACAAAAACCTTGAACAGTTGGTCACACAAGGGCTGTTTCGCCAAGATCTCTACTACCGACTCTGTGATTTGGTTGTCGAGCTGCCCAGCTTCCAGCAGCGTCAAGATAAACAAGCCCTGATCCACCATATTCATCGCCGCTACAGTGATCCTGGCCAACAAATTTGTGGTGACTTAATGCAAAGGCTACTCGCTTATCACTGGCCGGGTAATTTACGTGAACTGGATAGCCTAATCAAAGTCGCGAGTTTGATGGCCGAAGGCGAAGGGATACTCACTTTCAATCATCTGCCGACACATCTTGCCCAAAAACTCAGCCACGCGGCGCCTATCGCTGCGGAGGATGATCAACAGAAAGACATCAAATCCACGGTAGAAGCATCCTTACTCAAAACCTACCAAGCAACGCAGGGCAACATTAGTCAAACCTCGCGTTTGCTTGGGCTGAGCAGAAATACCATCTATCGCAAATTGAAAGCACTGGGGATACTGAAGTAAGATTGGCAGCTTCATCGCCTATTCCCATTTTCTGCCTGATGAAAGGCAGATTTTCACAGAGAACCCCCTAATGAACCAACAAGTTAATAACCCGCTGCACGGCCTAAGCCTAGAAAAAATCGTCACTCGCTTGGTGGAGCATTATGGCTGGAGTGGGTTACATCAGCGTATCAACATTAACTGCTTTGCAAATGACCCATCGATTAAATCATCGCTCAAGTTTTTGCGTAAAACTCAATGGGCGCGCGATAAGGTTGAGGCGCTGTATCTATCCACCTTTAGCTAATCTATCCACCTTTAGCTAATCCCTACGCTTTACCAAGGCAGCGCCTGAGCATCGTAGGCATAAAATCCGCCGCTTTGTTCAGGCGTTGCCGCTGCAATCAAACTAATCAAATCGTGCGCAACACGGGCGGGGCTGAACAGTTTCTCTGGGGCGACATTGCTGTGAAACGGCGCAGAGAGTTTGGTGTCGGTCGTGCCGGGATGCAGTGCCAACACCACGCCTTTTTTCAGTGAGCGTTGCCATTCAATCGCTAACGTTTTCAGCAGCATATTGAGCGCCGCTTTCGATGCTCGATAGCTGTACCAACCGCCGAGTTGGTTATCACTAATACTGCCGACCTTGGCGGAAAGCGTGGCAAACTTGGCCGCCTCACTCTGCTTCAGTTTGGCGGTGAAATGCTTGGCAAGCAGTAGGCTAGGCAAGGCATTGTGGGTCAGGTTGTAGAGGAAAAAATCCGCATCTAAGGCATTGAGGTTCTTTTCTGGTCCTTTACTTGCCGTATGCAGTACGCCGACACAGTTGATAAGCCAATCGACTCGGCTAAATTGCTCACTCAGGGCTTGTACCTGCGCTTCTTGGGTGGCATCGAGTGCGTGCCAAGTCAGCCGCGGGTGCTGCCACGTCGGCATAGTACTATGGTAAGTTGCATGCACGTTGGCCTTACTAAACCAGTTCAGCGCTTCTTGCACCATCGCCAAACCAATACCGCCGCTGCCACCGATGATCACGATATTCATGATGAGTTTTCCTTATTATGAGGATGATGGATAAGATGAGACGCGGTGGCGGCGATTGGCCAGTCAACCATATCGACACTGTCGAGCGTCAAATTTTCGAGAGCATTTAGCTTGTCACAATCCGTTCCGCACCATTTGGCAACGAACTCGCCCTTTGGATCGTAAGTGTGCGCCTGTTTTTCGAGGTTGAATTGCCGCGAGCCGCGTGGGTCGGCTCCGACTCCCGCCAAATACTGCCAGTTGCCCCAGTTGGATCCGACATCGTAATCCACTAACTGGGTTTCAAAATAAGCGGCACCATAGCGCCAATCTAAGCCTAGTTCGTGGACTAGGCAGCTGGCGACTAACTGTCGACCACGGTTGGACATGTAACCCGTTTGATTCAGTTGCCGCATACAAGCATTCACAATGGGGAAATGCGTTTCTCCGTGCTTCCAATGTAAAAAGCGCTGCGCATAGAAACTGGTGAGCGGTTTTTTCTCGCCAATCCCGGAGAAGCGAAACAGTTTTGCGCCATAGCGCCGCGCGTACCAGTAAAAATACTCACGCCACAGTAACTCAAAGAAAATCCAGTAGGTGGAATCGTTCGCGCCATGTACAGCTTCATAACGCTGCAACATGGCATAAATGGTTTTTGACGAAACCGCGCCGAGCGCGAGCCAAGGCGAAAACTTAGTGGAATAATCCATGCCGTCTAACCCATTGCGCGTCTCTTTATAGCGACTGGGGAGCATGGAGGAGAAATAGTTTTGGCAATGCGTCAGCCCTGCTTGCTCACCACCGACAAAGGCGCTGTGATTCGGCTCGGTAACAATGTCCATCAAAGGCAACTGCCAGCCTTGCTCAATGGGTGGCAAAACACGCGGATAACCCATCGGCGCAGAGAGGGAGAGCGTTTCTACTTGCTTACGAAATTGGGTAAAGGTGCTCGGTAGCGCCTCAAGTGCAAACGGCAACTGCGGCTCACTCAATAAGCTGTGCAGAGCTTGCTGATGGATGTGCGCAGAAGAAAAGTCCTGATGAATGCGCGCGATAGCTTGGCGTTCATCTGAGCCCGCCACTGCATCCACATAAATATCCGTAATCTCGACTTGAGTCAGTAGGTGGCGCAGCGCCTGATAGGGCAAAAGTGGCGTCACCCAAAGCTTTTGGCCTAGCGTACTGAGCGAATGATCTAAGTCAGCCAAGGTTTGGTTGAGAAACCTTTTTTTGGCTTCGCCCCATTGTGTTTGCTGGGCGTAGCGCGCCAAAAATGGCGTAATCGAGGGATAACAGTACAAACAGATCAAGCGATCCACTTGCTGCGAGGCTTGCTCAAGTAGCGGGTTATCGTTCACTCGTAAATCGTTGGTAAACCAGTACAGGCCAATTTTTTTACTCAAGTTCCACTCTCAATACCGATGATGGGGTTAATGAGCGTTTATACGGTCAAAGGGATTGAGCGATCACGCGCTGCGGTTGCGGTAATGGGATTGATCCTCGAAAAGAGAGTGTGCGTAACAGATTGCAATGATGAATCTGAGGTCAATAGCCATGAATAAGCCAGATCTGGTGATCTTTTTTGATGGACAATGTCCGCTCTGTTGTAACGAGATGCGCGCATTAAAAACGGCGGATCACCAAGCGCGAATTTTGCTGGTGGATGTGCATGATACGGGTACGATGTCCTGCTACCCATCGATCGATAAACAACGTGTATTGTCTATCTTGCACGGTATCGATCAGCAAGGACAACTTTTATATGGCTTAGACGTGACAGTGCTTGCATGGCGTTTGGTCAACCGACATCGCTGGCTTTTCATTACTCGTCTGACGATTTTAAAGGGGATCAGTGATCGAATGTATCTCCTGTTTGCCAAACACAGAATGCGCCTCTCGCGCTGGTTTGGCCAAACCCAATGCCAAGAGGGGGGTTGTCAAAAGAAATAGATTTGGTGACTTTACCTCCTAACTACAGCCCCCTAATAGCTTATATATGAATTGGTTTTTAAATAACGGTGTAGAATATAAGTGCGGCGTTGAGCCTTGAATCAAGAATAACTAAGTAGGAATCAATGGAAAAAATTGCCATTTTGGTCGATGTACAAAACGTGTATTACACCTGCCGCGAGCAATATGGCCGGCACTTTGACTACAACCAGTTTTGGTCGCAAGTGACGCAAAATCGTACGGTAGTGAAAGCTAATGCCTATGCGATTGCCAGTAAAGATCCGCAGCAGAGGCAATTTCATCATATTTTACGAGGGATTGGCTTTGAGGTGATGCTAAAACCTTTTATCCAGCGCAGTGATGGTAGCGCGAAAGGGGATTGGGATGTCGGGATTGCCCTTGATGGCTATGAATTAGCTCAGGAGGTAGACACCTTGGTGCTCGTTTCTGGGGATGGTGATTTTGAGCCTTTGGTGACCAGAATTGCGCAACGCTTTCAGGTTAAGGTTGAAGTGTATGGCGTGCCGAAACTGACCGCACAACATTTAATCGATGTCGCCAGTCAATTTCACCCGATTGAGCATCGTCTATTACTGTAATGCGCTATTGCTCAGCGAGGGCTCCGTAGGGTTTGAATCGCGGGTTCCAAGCTCGGGATTCGCTTCTTGTTCTGCCGCGAGTTTAGCCCGATCCGCTTTAGAAATATAACGAGGCTTATTGCTCGGGTGCAATTTCGCATGTTGCTTTTTAAGGCGTTTTTGTAATGTCTGATTAATTTTCTTTTTACGGTTCATCGGGTTG is a genomic window containing:
- a CDS encoding sigma-54-dependent Fis family transcriptional regulator, which encodes MQLQQLSHVNWLVNSWQRSEQAGLTQQSRAQDIRLSDNKLKERRQELAGLIDTVSRFALPLFYQLFAHSDSRLILTDEHGVIIGSWGQARFREKLSQIALSSGACWQEPIKGTNAIGTALIEQKPISVIGEQHFIQHHHFISCSASPIFDYTGQLIGVLDITSEQQKHTLSTQVVVQNMVQLVENQLLNQIPHGHVRIDLACEPSLLSSGWQGVIIADESGQILAHNQVAGQLLAQGRVIGQSVEQVLPRPQTHASFIYTTTPLHSKQHRTRALTPASDLHFGDAEVERCWQQANRVIDKDIRLLILGQTGVGKNEFVKALHKNSQRKNGPLVAVNCGALAKELVEAELFGYVAGAFTGASHKGYQGKVRLADKGILFLDEIADLPLDAQSRLLHVLQDKTVLPVGSNHASKVDIQIIAATHKNLEQLVTQGLFRQDLYYRLCDLVVELPSFQQRQDKQALIHHIHRRYSDPGQQICGDLMQRLLAYHWPGNLRELDSLIKVASLMAEGEGILTFNHLPTHLAQKLSHAAPIAAEDDQQKDIKSTVEASLLKTYQATQGNISQTSRLLGLSRNTIYRKLKALGILK
- a CDS encoding VF530 family DNA-binding protein, translating into MNQQVNNPLHGLSLEKIVTRLVEHYGWSGLHQRININCFANDPSIKSSLKFLRKTQWARDKVEALYLSTFS
- a CDS encoding SDR family oxidoreductase yields the protein MNIVIIGGSGGIGLAMVQEALNWFSKANVHATYHSTMPTWQHPRLTWHALDATQEAQVQALSEQFSRVDWLINCVGVLHTASKGPEKNLNALDADFFLYNLTHNALPSLLLAKHFTAKLKQSEAAKFATLSAKVGSISDNQLGGWYSYRASKAALNMLLKTLAIEWQRSLKKGVVLALHPGTTDTKLSAPFHSNVAPEKLFSPARVAHDLISLIAAATPEQSGGFYAYDAQALPW
- a CDS encoding DASH family cryptochrome — its product is MSKKIGLYWFTNDLRVNDNPLLEQASQQVDRLICLYCYPSITPFLARYAQQTQWGEAKKRFLNQTLADLDHSLSTLGQKLWVTPLLPYQALRHLLTQVEITDIYVDAVAGSDERQAIARIHQDFSSAHIHQQALHSLLSEPQLPFALEALPSTFTQFRKQVETLSLSAPMGYPRVLPPIEQGWQLPLMDIVTEPNHSAFVGGEQAGLTHCQNYFSSMLPSRYKETRNGLDGMDYSTKFSPWLALGAVSSKTIYAMLQRYEAVHGANDSTYWIFFELLWREYFYWYARRYGAKLFRFSGIGEKKPLTSFYAQRFLHWKHGETHFPIVNACMRQLNQTGYMSNRGRQLVASCLVHELGLDWRYGAAYFETQLVDYDVGSNWGNWQYLAGVGADPRGSRQFNLEKQAHTYDPKGEFVAKWCGTDCDKLNALENLTLDSVDMVDWPIAATASHLIHHPHNKENSS
- a CDS encoding thiol-disulfide oxidoreductase DCC family protein, with the protein product MNKPDLVIFFDGQCPLCCNEMRALKTADHQARILLVDVHDTGTMSCYPSIDKQRVLSILHGIDQQGQLLYGLDVTVLAWRLVNRHRWLFITRLTILKGISDRMYLLFAKHRMRLSRWFGQTQCQEGGCQKK
- a CDS encoding NYN domain-containing protein, which gives rise to MEKIAILVDVQNVYYTCREQYGRHFDYNQFWSQVTQNRTVVKANAYAIASKDPQQRQFHHILRGIGFEVMLKPFIQRSDGSAKGDWDVGIALDGYELAQEVDTLVLVSGDGDFEPLVTRIAQRFQVKVEVYGVPKLTAQHLIDVASQFHPIEHRLLL
- a CDS encoding DUF2986 domain-containing protein, producing the protein MNRKKKINQTLQKRLKKQHAKLHPSNKPRYISKADRAKLAAEQEANPELGTRDSNPTEPSLSNSALQ